In one window of Vanrija pseudolonga chromosome 5, complete sequence DNA:
- the Prdx2 gene encoding Peroxiredoxin-2: protein MSARIQKPAPEFTGTLVKNGEFSEVSLKDYLGKWVVLFFYPLDFTFVCPTEILAFNNALEQFAAIGAEVIGVSTDSEYTHLAWAQTPRKEGGLGPDLKLGLFADRNHAVSKAYGVLLEDEGIALRGTFFIDPKGTLRASHIHDLPVGRSVEETIRVVKAFQFTDEHGEVCPAGWEEGKDTIDTADASKYFIKQ from the exons atgtccgccCGCATCCAGAAGCCTGCTCC CGAGTTCACCGGCACCCTCGTCAAGAACGGCGAGTTCTCCGAGGTCTCGCTCAAGGACTACCTCGGCAAGTGGgtcgtcctcttcttctACCCCCTCGACTTCACCT TCGTCTGCCCCACCGAGATCCTGGCCTTCAACAATGCCCTCGAGCAGTTCGCCGCCATCGGCGCTGAGGTGATCGGCGTGTCCACCGACTCGGAGTACACCCACCTCGCGTGGGCGCAGACCCCGCGCAAGgagggcggcctcggccccgacctcaagctcggcctctTCGCCGACCGCAACCACGCCGTGTCCAAGGCGTacggcgtcctcctcgaggacgagggcatcGCGCTCCGCGGCACCTTCTTCATCGACCCCAAGGGCACCCTCCGCGCCTCGCACATCCACGACCTCCCCGTCGGCCGCTCGGTCGAGGAGACGATCCGTGTCGTCAAGGCCTTCCAGTtcaccgacgagcacggcgaggtctgccccgccggctgggaggagggcaaggacacgatcgacacggccgacgcgtCCAAGTACTTCATCAAGCAGTAA
- the GET1 gene encoding Protein GET1 yields MADPNLAVLIFLLVLLTQVVAWIGKSVLQDVASAAYTRAFLGNVAKEQRKLRKQVLDDKAELGRTSSQDEFAKWAKLRRKVDKGLADLEKSNAKLAAARSTFTSRFSTLIWLSTTGAQFALMWWYRAQPVFWLPEGWVPGPVGWLLRFPSAPRGSISAGAWSTVCKRVLVTGEELVKGYLAPAAVAPEPVAVPVASQPPPSAKIEEIEHEKLD; encoded by the exons ATGGCAGACCccaacctcgccgtgctcatcttcctcctcgtgctGCTCACGCAAGTGGTCGCCTGGATCGGCAAGAGCGTCCTCCAGgacgtcgcgtcggcggcgtacacgcgcgccttcctcggcaaCGTGGCCAAGGAGCAGCGCAAGCTCCGCAagcaggtgctcgacgacaaggccgagctcgggcgcACGAGCTCCCAGGACGAGTTTGCAAAGTGGGCCAAGCTGCGCAGGAAGGTGGACAAGGGACTGGCCGATTTGGAGAAGTCGA acgccaagctcgccgccgcccgctcaaCCTTCACATCCCGCTTCTCGACGCTCATCTGGCTGagcaccaccggcgcccAGTTCGCCCTCATGTGGTGGTACCGCGCGCAGCCCGTCTTCTGGCTGCCTGAAGGCTGGGTCCCAGGACCAGTGGGATGGCTGCTGCGCTTCCCGAGCGCGCCTCGGG gcTCGATCTCTGCCGGCGCATGGAGCACCGTGTGcaagcgcgtgctcgtcactggcgaggagctggtcAAGGGCTACCTTGCGCCTGCCG CCGTCGCGCCCGAACCCGTCGCTGTGCCCGTCGCTTCGCAGCCTCCGCCCAGCGCCAAGATTGAGGAGATTGAGCACGAGAAGCTCGACTAG